Proteins encoded within one genomic window of Thermococcus celer Vu 13 = JCM 8558:
- a CDS encoding FAD-dependent oxidoreductase, translated as MRLTEHPLLRFERGREVTIYFNGRPIKAYEGETIATALHAAGIRALNYSVNKKRPRGLFCAIGKCSSCLMVVNGIPNVRACITPVEDGMRIQPQHGRARLPEKAKPPEFRDAKVVRADIVIIGGGPAGLMAAIHAADAGASVALLDENPRLGGQLIKQTHKFFGKREQFAGVRGVEIAKILSEELRKRENVQVFLETSAVGIFQEKDEKLVFAVRKNREPVEFRGRAIIVATGAMERSIPFENNDLPGIYGAGAIQTLMNTYGVKPGDRVLIVGAGNVGLILAYQLIQAGVEVKAIVEAMPKVGGYFVHAAKVRRLGVPILTRHTILRAEGKERVERAVVAQLDGNWKPIPGTEGTFEVDVIALAVGLRPSIELLQQAGCGVRYVRELGGHVAVRDGWMETTVRGIFVAGDSAGIEEATTAMLEGKIAGIAAALRLGIAGEEWLKEIEGAQKALDEFRSGPFGRHVLEGIKKAMVVGG; from the coding sequence GTGCGCTTAACTGAGCACCCCCTTCTGCGTTTTGAGCGGGGGAGGGAGGTTACGATATATTTCAACGGTCGGCCGATAAAGGCGTACGAGGGGGAGACCATCGCGACGGCCCTGCACGCCGCCGGAATTCGAGCCCTCAACTACTCCGTGAACAAAAAACGCCCGAGGGGCCTCTTCTGTGCCATAGGCAAGTGCTCTTCCTGCCTGATGGTCGTGAACGGGATCCCCAACGTCAGGGCCTGCATAACCCCAGTCGAGGACGGCATGAGGATACAGCCCCAGCACGGAAGGGCCAGATTACCCGAGAAGGCCAAACCGCCGGAGTTCAGGGACGCGAAGGTCGTAAGGGCGGACATCGTGATAATCGGCGGCGGTCCCGCGGGGCTCATGGCGGCCATCCACGCGGCCGATGCCGGTGCCAGTGTCGCTCTATTGGACGAGAACCCCCGCCTGGGCGGCCAGCTCATCAAGCAGACCCACAAGTTCTTCGGCAAGCGCGAGCAGTTCGCCGGAGTAAGGGGAGTGGAGATAGCAAAGATCCTCAGTGAGGAACTGCGGAAAAGGGAGAACGTCCAGGTCTTCCTTGAAACCTCCGCCGTCGGCATCTTCCAGGAAAAGGACGAAAAGCTCGTTTTTGCCGTCAGGAAAAACCGCGAACCGGTGGAATTCCGGGGGAGGGCGATAATCGTCGCCACCGGCGCGATGGAGAGGAGCATACCCTTCGAGAACAACGACCTGCCGGGGATCTACGGTGCCGGGGCCATCCAGACGCTCATGAACACCTACGGCGTAAAGCCCGGCGACAGGGTTTTGATAGTTGGTGCCGGAAACGTGGGGCTCATCTTAGCTTATCAGCTCATCCAGGCGGGCGTGGAGGTGAAGGCGATAGTCGAGGCCATGCCTAAGGTCGGTGGCTACTTCGTCCACGCGGCCAAGGTCAGGCGCCTGGGCGTTCCGATTTTAACGAGGCACACCATCCTGCGCGCCGAGGGGAAGGAGAGGGTGGAGAGGGCGGTGGTGGCTCAACTCGACGGGAACTGGAAGCCAATTCCCGGAACGGAGGGGACCTTCGAGGTCGACGTCATAGCCCTCGCCGTCGGCCTGAGGCCCAGCATCGAGCTTCTTCAGCAGGCGGGCTGCGGGGTTCGCTACGTCCGCGAGCTCGGCGGTCACGTTGCCGTCAGGGACGGGTGGATGGAGACGACCGTGAGGGGGATCTTCGTAGCCGGCGATTCTGCTGGCATAGAGGAGGCCACCACGGCAATGCTCGAGGGCAAGATAGCGGGAATAGCCGCCGCCCTGAGGCTCGGGATAGCCGGGGAGGAGTGGCTCAAGGAGATTGAGGGGGCCCAGAAAGCCCTGGACGAGTTCCGTTCGGGGCCCTTCGGACGGCACGTGCTGGAGGGCATAAAGAAGGCTATGGTGGTGGGAGGATGA